Proteins encoded in a region of the Helicobacter sp. 11S03491-1 genome:
- the ccoO gene encoding cytochrome-c oxidase, cbb3-type subunit II, with protein sequence MFSWLEKNPFFFTVAFLLVFSIAGLVEILPDFIKSSRPIEGLRPYTVLETAGRQVYISEGCYNCHSQLIRPFQAETDRYGAYSLSGEYAYDRPFLWGSKRTGPDLHRVGDSRTTDWHANHMWEPTSVVPYSIMPAYHHLFKKDADFDTAFAEAYTQKVVFGVPYDVKDGVPLGNIEDAKKAYMQEAEEIVNDMKNQKVKEAFEKGHVKEIVALIAYLNSLGQARINK encoded by the coding sequence ATGTTTAGTTGGTTAGAAAAAAATCCATTCTTTTTTACGGTAGCGTTTTTACTTGTATTTTCTATAGCCGGTCTTGTTGAGATTTTACCTGATTTTATAAAGTCTTCCAGGCCTATTGAAGGACTTCGTCCTTATACAGTGCTTGAAACAGCAGGCAGACAAGTATATATTAGCGAAGGGTGTTATAATTGCCATTCTCAATTGATCCGACCTTTTCAGGCAGAAACTGATAGATACGGAGCTTATAGTTTAAGCGGAGAATATGCTTATGACAGACCTTTTTTGTGGGGTTCTAAACGAACAGGACCTGATTTGCACCGTGTAGGTGATAGCAGGACAACAGATTGGCATGCAAATCATATGTGGGAGCCTACTAGCGTAGTGCCTTACTCGATTATGCCTGCTTATCATCATTTATTCAAAAAAGATGCTGATTTTGATACAGCATTTGCAGAAGCCTATACACAAAAAGTTGTTTTTGGTGTGCCTTATGATGTAAAAGATGGTGTGCCTTTAGGTAATATTGAGGATGCCAAAAAAGCCTATATGCAGGAAGCAGAAGAAATTGTCAATGATATGAAAAATCAAAAAGTCAAAGAGGCTTTTGAAAAAGGGCATGTTAAAGAAATTGTTGCTTTGATCGCATATCTTAATAGTCTGGGTCAGGCTAGGATAAATAAATAA
- the ccoN gene encoding cytochrome-c oxidase, cbb3-type subunit I has protein sequence MRDNATLEYDYSIAKLFLYATMVFGFIGMLIGVVLAFQLAFPDLNYIAGEYSVFGRLRPLHTNGIIYGFTLSGIWAAWYYLGQRVLKITYHQHPFLKFIGYLHFWLYIILLVLAVISLFAGLTQSKEYAELIWPLDILVVVVWVLWGVSMFGSMGVRREKTIYISLWYFIATFTAISVLYIFNNLAVPTYLVSGVGSVWHSISMYSGSNDAMIQWWWGHNAVAFVFTSGIIAIIYYFLPKESGQPIFSYKLTLFSFWSLMFVYIWAGGHHVIYSTVPDWVQTLGSVFSVILILPSWGTAINMLLTMRGQWHQLKESPLIKFFVLASTFYMLATLEGPIQAIKSVNALAHFTDWIIGHVHDGTLGWVGFTIIAACYHMLPRMYKREIYSKKIMDIQFWIMTIGIVLYFSSMWISGITQGMMWRDVDQYGNLTYQFIDTVRVLFPYYVIRGIGGLMYLIGFIMFIYNVVMTITASKELDREPNYASPMAA, from the coding sequence ATGCGAGATAATGCTACTTTGGAGTATGACTACTCTATTGCCAAGTTGTTTTTGTATGCAACGATGGTTTTTGGATTTATAGGTATGCTAATTGGTGTTGTATTAGCATTTCAATTAGCATTTCCCGACTTAAATTATATTGCAGGTGAATATAGCGTATTTGGAAGGTTGAGACCCCTCCATACTAACGGTATTATTTATGGCTTTACACTAAGTGGAATATGGGCGGCTTGGTATTATTTGGGACAGAGGGTACTCAAAATTACCTACCACCAACACCCATTTTTGAAATTTATTGGGTATTTGCATTTTTGGCTTTACATTATTTTGCTTGTATTAGCAGTAATCAGTCTTTTTGCAGGATTAACACAATCTAAAGAATATGCCGAGTTAATTTGGCCTCTTGATATTTTGGTCGTTGTTGTTTGGGTACTGTGGGGAGTGAGTATGTTTGGTAGCATGGGGGTGAGAAGAGAAAAAACAATTTACATCTCTCTATGGTATTTTATTGCTACATTTACAGCTATATCTGTTTTGTATATTTTTAATAACCTTGCTGTCCCTACATATTTAGTTTCAGGGGTAGGTAGCGTATGGCATTCAATTTCGATGTATTCAGGAAGCAATGATGCTATGATTCAATGGTGGTGGGGGCATAATGCAGTTGCTTTTGTTTTTACTTCCGGAATTATTGCAATTATCTATTACTTTTTACCTAAAGAATCAGGGCAACCTATTTTTTCTTATAAATTAACATTATTTTCTTTTTGGAGCTTGATGTTTGTTTATATTTGGGCAGGTGGGCATCATGTGATTTATTCTACTGTTCCGGATTGGGTGCAAACACTTGGATCTGTTTTTTCTGTTATTTTGATATTGCCTTCTTGGGGAACAGCTATCAATATGTTATTGACGATGAGAGGACAATGGCATCAACTCAAAGAATCCCCGCTGATTAAGTTCTTTGTTTTGGCTTCAACATTTTATATGCTTGCAACTTTAGAGGGTCCTATTCAGGCAATAAAATCCGTCAATGCTTTGGCTCACTTCACGGATTGGATTATTGGACATGTCCATGATGGAACATTGGGGTGGGTTGGATTCACTATTATTGCTGCTTGCTATCATATGCTGCCTAGAATGTATAAGCGGGAAATTTACTCTAAAAAGATTATGGATATACAATTTTGGATTATGACAATTGGCATCGTGCTTTATTTCTCTAGTATGTGGATTTCTGGAATTACTCAAGGAATGATGTGGAGAGATGTTGATCAGTATGGTAATTTAACATATCAATTTATTGACACCGTGAGAGTATTGTTCCCTTATTATGTTATTAGAGGGATTGGAGGATTGATGTATTTGATAGGATTTATTATGTTTATTTACAACGTTGTGATGACCATCACCGCATCAAAAGAGCTGGATCGTGAGCCAAATTATGCCTCACCCATGGCTGCTTAA
- the tilS gene encoding tRNA lysidine(34) synthetase TilS: MLEFLDILKGGKNLLGFSGGVDSVGLFFCLQEANIAFDIAIVDYGIRENSKEEVCYAKRLASQYKKKCFSFKAPQINSNFEAKAREIRYEFFEQIIQKFDYKNLILAHQLHDRLEWFLMQLTKGCGLNTLLGFDGVDQRENYQIVRPFFRVCKTAIYEYCYKHKYKFYEDITNNDMAYKRNEFRLKYVNDLMEEYAQGIEKSFNYLNVEKSILYPYQEIFQLGEILYFENFSDITSINQIDKLFKKRGYILSASQRQEILKNNFSCEVAQKYIIDKNQKYIFVTKLHTYSFSLPKKFKDIARKREIPKRIRFEIYAHILSGKIELKDIETYLAKKFSVKI; this comes from the coding sequence ATGTTAGAATTTTTAGACATTCTTAAGGGAGGCAAAAATCTTTTAGGATTTTCAGGAGGAGTTGATTCGGTTGGGTTATTTTTTTGTCTTCAAGAAGCAAATATTGCATTTGACATAGCTATTGTAGATTATGGGATAAGGGAAAATTCCAAAGAAGAAGTTTGTTATGCCAAGAGATTGGCATCTCAATATAAAAAAAAATGTTTTAGTTTCAAAGCACCTCAAATAAATTCAAATTTTGAAGCCAAAGCACGTGAGATTCGATATGAATTTTTTGAACAAATTATCCAAAAATTTGATTATAAAAATCTAATTCTTGCCCATCAACTCCACGATAGATTAGAGTGGTTTTTGATGCAGCTTACAAAAGGGTGTGGTTTAAATACTCTTTTAGGTTTTGATGGGGTAGATCAACGAGAAAACTATCAAATTGTACGTCCTTTTTTTCGTGTTTGTAAAACTGCTATCTATGAATATTGCTATAAACACAAATATAAATTTTATGAAGATATTACCAATAATGATATGGCTTATAAACGCAATGAATTTCGTCTCAAATATGTTAATGACTTAATGGAGGAATATGCCCAAGGGATCGAGAAATCTTTTAATTATCTAAATGTCGAAAAATCTATACTTTATCCTTATCAAGAAATTTTCCAATTAGGCGAAATCTTATATTTTGAAAATTTTTCAGATATAACAAGCATTAATCAAATTGATAAGTTATTTAAAAAAAGAGGATATATACTTTCTGCATCACAAAGACAAGAAATATTAAAAAATAATTTTTCTTGTGAGGTTGCACAAAAATATATTATTGATAAAAATCAAAAATATATTTTTGTAACAAAATTACACACTTATTCTTTTAGCTTGCCAAAAAAATTTAAAGATATTGCAAGAAAACGTGAAATTCCCAAAAGAATACGTTTTGAAATATATGCACATATACTTTCCGGAAAGATTGAATTGAAAGATATAGAGACGTATTTAGCAAAAAAATTCAGTGTCAAAATATAA
- the rimO gene encoding 30S ribosomal protein S12 methylthiotransferase RimO, protein MNKKLHLISLGCTKNLVDTEVMLGRLSEYEITDTPEDADVIIINTCGFIQSAKEESIQTILEISKYRKKGALLVASGCLSQRYQKELKELIPEIDIVTGVGDYDKIDKMLNSKKGYFSSNVFLANESTSRVITGSKIHAYIKISEGCNQNCSFCAIPSFKGRLHSRGIESVLKEIKYLNLQGYCDFTFIAQDSSSYMRDMGNQEGLIALIDAVEKQNLAKSARILYLYPSGTTTTLIHKIRDSKIFQNYFDMPIQHISDKMLQRMKRGANKAKHIQLLKTMREIEGSFVRSTIIIGHPGESEEEFEELCNFLENFIFDRLNIFAFSAEEGTSAYNMEEKIPTRIINKRINIVNKIIQSQQKQIYHQMLHQSYPIVLEGKSQISRYFYSARDLRWAPEVDGEILINDSMLDDMILKSGYYEAILNEVKDGLLFAKVVKKIEC, encoded by the coding sequence TTGAATAAAAAACTTCATCTTATTTCTTTGGGATGCACCAAAAATCTTGTGGACACAGAAGTGATGTTGGGGAGATTGAGTGAATATGAAATAACAGATACTCCGGAAGATGCAGATGTGATTATCATCAATACTTGCGGGTTTATCCAATCAGCAAAAGAAGAAAGCATACAAACCATTCTGGAAATTTCAAAATATCGTAAAAAAGGTGCTTTATTGGTTGCAAGCGGGTGTTTAAGCCAACGTTATCAAAAAGAACTTAAGGAATTAATCCCTGAAATTGATATTGTTACAGGTGTAGGGGATTATGATAAGATTGATAAAATGCTAAACTCAAAAAAAGGTTATTTTTCTTCCAATGTTTTTTTAGCTAATGAAAGCACTTCCAGAGTTATTACAGGTTCAAAGATCCATGCTTATATTAAAATTTCTGAGGGTTGCAATCAAAATTGTAGTTTTTGTGCTATCCCAAGTTTTAAAGGAAGGCTTCACAGTCGGGGGATTGAGTCTGTTCTCAAAGAAATTAAATATTTAAATTTGCAAGGGTATTGTGATTTTACATTTATTGCTCAAGATTCAAGTTCTTACATGCGAGATATGGGTAATCAAGAAGGATTGATCGCATTAATTGATGCGGTGGAAAAACAAAATTTAGCCAAAAGTGCGCGGATTTTATATCTCTATCCTTCCGGTACTACAACTACACTTATCCATAAAATCAGAGATTCTAAAATTTTTCAAAATTATTTTGATATGCCAATCCAGCATATTAGCGACAAAATGCTTCAAAGAATGAAAAGGGGAGCCAATAAAGCTAAGCATATCCAACTTTTAAAAACAATGAGAGAGATTGAAGGAAGTTTTGTAAGGAGTACAATTATTATAGGGCATCCGGGAGAAAGCGAAGAAGAATTTGAAGAATTGTGTAATTTTTTAGAAAATTTTATTTTTGATAGACTGAATATCTTTGCATTTTCTGCAGAAGAAGGGACATCTGCTTATAATATGGAAGAAAAAATCCCCACTAGAATCATCAACAAAAGAATCAATATTGTTAATAAGATTATCCAATCCCAACAAAAACAAATTTATCATCAAATGCTTCACCAATCTTATCCAATCGTTTTAGAGGGAAAAAGTCAAATAAGCCGGTATTTTTATAGTGCCAGAGATCTTCGTTGGGCACCTGAAGTTGATGGAGAGATACTTATCAATGACAGCATGCTGGATGATATGATCTTGAAATCAGGTTATTATGAAGCCATTTTAAATGAAGTTAAAGATGGACTTTTATTTGCCAAAGTGGTGAAAAAGATTGAATGTTAG
- a CDS encoding phosphoribosyltransferase family protein, with protein sequence MYYSYHEFLDDLKSLRAKIEEKIGIPDGIVCIARGGMVMSHMLSLAWNLRAVYTLNAISYNNCNVQHSLVIENIPSIKPEHQKILVIDEIIDSGNSLEIILQKLQFAYKEKSFWTGVIFQKPTAKVFADFFIKNPPEWIDFFWEVDMLKENS encoded by the coding sequence ATGTATTATTCTTATCATGAGTTTTTAGACGATCTAAAGAGTTTGCGTGCAAAAATTGAAGAAAAAATTGGGATTCCTGATGGGATTGTTTGTATTGCACGCGGGGGAATGGTAATGAGTCATATGCTTTCTTTGGCGTGGAATTTACGTGCAGTTTATACGCTGAATGCTATTTCTTATAATAATTGCAATGTGCAGCACTCTTTGGTTATTGAAAATATCCCTTCAATCAAACCTGAACATCAAAAAATATTGGTTATTGATGAAATTATTGATAGCGGAAATAGTTTAGAGATTATCTTGCAAAAACTTCAATTTGCTTATAAAGAAAAATCTTTTTGGACAGGAGTTATTTTTCAAAAGCCAACTGCGAAAGTTTTTGCAGATTTTTTTATTAAAAATCCTCCGGAGTGGATTGATTTTTTTTGGGAAGTAGATATGCTGAAGGAAAACTCTTGA
- a CDS encoding alanine--glyoxylate aminotransferase family protein encodes MLLFTPGPTPVCEDIRMAMAKPTIHHRTPEFEAYFAKAREGLKKILQMPEVLFLASSGSGAMEACVRTFCSKKLLSINSGKFGERFGKIAKSYQIPYVEIKNDWDTPVDAKDILQALEDDHEIDGVYMQVCESSGGLRHPVETIARALKKYYPHVMFVADAITAMGVEPIDTTYIDVLIGGSQKAFMLPPGMSIIGLSQRAVEMAEAGDIGFYFNLKTELKNQRANTTAWTAPTTIIIGLVEYLDQLEALGGIEKIYTQTKQRALSTQAALESIGLKIYPKTPALAMTTIIDEANAASIRKILKTDFDVNMAGGQDLLKTSIFRINHMGMIPINESLWVVNAIELALDKLGLRKFDGMANTRFLQTYYRQEF; translated from the coding sequence ATGTTGCTTTTTACACCCGGTCCTACTCCTGTTTGTGAAGACATAAGAATGGCAATGGCAAAACCTACAATCCATCACCGCACCCCGGAATTTGAAGCTTATTTTGCCAAGGCAAGAGAGGGGCTTAAAAAAATTTTGCAAATGCCTGAGGTGCTTTTTCTTGCAAGTAGTGGCAGTGGTGCTATGGAAGCTTGTGTGAGGACTTTTTGCTCTAAAAAACTTCTAAGTATTAATAGCGGTAAGTTTGGAGAAAGATTTGGCAAGATTGCTAAATCTTATCAAATTCCATATGTTGAGATTAAAAACGATTGGGATACTCCTGTAGATGCTAAAGATATTTTGCAGGCATTGGAAGATGATCATGAAATTGATGGAGTGTATATGCAAGTTTGTGAATCATCAGGAGGTCTTAGGCATCCTGTGGAGACTATTGCCCGGGCGCTTAAAAAATACTATCCTCACGTAATGTTTGTAGCAGATGCCATTACAGCAATGGGAGTAGAACCCATTGATACAACTTATATTGATGTGCTTATTGGAGGAAGTCAAAAAGCTTTCATGCTTCCTCCGGGAATGAGTATTATTGGCTTAAGCCAACGAGCAGTTGAGATGGCAGAAGCTGGAGATATTGGATTTTATTTTAATCTTAAAACAGAACTTAAAAACCAAAGGGCTAATACCACTGCTTGGACAGCGCCTACGACAATTATTATCGGATTGGTAGAATATTTGGATCAACTAGAAGCGCTAGGGGGGATTGAGAAAATTTATACACAAACCAAACAAAGAGCGCTAAGCACACAAGCAGCCTTAGAATCTATCGGACTTAAAATTTACCCCAAAACCCCGGCTTTGGCAATGACAACGATTATTGATGAAGCCAATGCCGCCTCTATACGTAAGATTCTAAAAACTGATTTTGATGTAAATATGGCAGGGGGGCAGGATTTACTCAAAACTTCTATTTTTCGTATCAACCATATGGGGATGATACCTATTAATGAATCTTTATGGGTGGTAAATGCAATTGAGTTAGCTTTAGACAAATTAGGTTTAAGGAAATTTGATGGCATGGCAAATACAAGATTTTTACAAACTTATTACCGGCAGGAGTTTTGA
- a CDS encoding class I SAM-dependent methyltransferase: protein MDTKDYIVDVNYNYGYFKEVSPLTFKLICLLQGIKPPKIEQACELGYGNGISVNIHASASNIEWYGTDFHVSHANFARDLARSSGNGAKLYADSFKEFLNRKDLPDFDFIAFHGVYSWIDDENRKILLEFIDKKLRPGGGVYASYNVYPGFCNMIPFRNLLKNFSDFMLPQSKHIIQKVGLGFEFFDKLVEAGAGFIQENQALKNQVDRMKNMDKAYLVHEFMNENWKIMDFMNISQDFSNARLQFVSQASFFSLLENVIYKPEQKELLNSLEHPFFKEYIRDFIHNTRFRKDYWIKGVQRLGIAQQQEMLQEIKVILNIPKEDVKFSINLGFGTIELAEDVYGVLLDILSDHKPKSMAQIQEESKGKFEHLAQVIEAIIILNALDVVSEVQKEEIVSKALEKTHQLNVQILENAKSGNQISVLASALTGEGVEIGRFEQLFLQSRLQGKKDPKEYAKHAWEILKVQQEKIIKEGKILQTEEENMKDLEERAKKFEKRCVIYKNLKIFKDL, encoded by the coding sequence ATGGATACAAAAGATTACATTGTTGATGTTAATTATAATTATGGTTATTTCAAAGAAGTAAGCCCCCTTACTTTCAAATTAATTTGCTTGCTTCAGGGTATCAAACCCCCAAAAATTGAACAAGCTTGTGAGCTTGGATATGGGAATGGGATAAGTGTGAATATCCATGCAAGCGCTTCAAATATAGAATGGTATGGCACAGATTTTCATGTATCTCATGCAAATTTTGCACGTGATTTGGCAAGAAGTTCAGGAAATGGAGCGAAATTATATGCAGATTCTTTCAAAGAATTTTTAAATCGAAAAGATTTACCTGATTTTGATTTTATCGCTTTTCATGGTGTTTATAGCTGGATAGATGATGAAAATCGTAAAATTTTATTAGAATTCATTGATAAAAAATTGCGACCCGGTGGGGGCGTATATGCCAGTTATAATGTTTATCCCGGTTTTTGCAATATGATTCCTTTTAGAAATTTACTCAAGAATTTTTCTGATTTCATGCTCCCTCAATCCAAACACATAATACAAAAAGTTGGATTGGGATTTGAGTTTTTTGATAAGCTTGTTGAAGCAGGCGCAGGATTTATTCAAGAAAATCAAGCTCTCAAAAATCAAGTTGATAGAATGAAAAATATGGATAAGGCTTATTTAGTCCATGAATTTATGAATGAGAATTGGAAAATTATGGATTTTATGAATATTTCTCAAGATTTTTCTAATGCCAGGTTGCAATTTGTTTCCCAAGCTTCATTTTTTTCTTTGCTTGAAAATGTTATTTATAAGCCCGAACAAAAAGAGCTTCTGAATTCATTAGAACATCCTTTTTTCAAAGAATATATTCGAGATTTTATTCACAATACACGATTCAGAAAAGATTATTGGATTAAGGGCGTTCAAAGATTGGGTATTGCCCAACAACAAGAAATGCTTCAAGAAATAAAGGTAATTTTGAATATCCCAAAAGAAGATGTAAAATTTTCAATAAATCTGGGTTTTGGAACTATAGAATTAGCTGAAGACGTTTATGGGGTATTGTTAGATATTTTGAGTGATCACAAACCTAAGAGTATGGCACAAATTCAAGAAGAATCTAAAGGTAAATTCGAGCATTTAGCACAAGTTATTGAGGCTATTATAATACTCAATGCTTTGGATGTGGTCTCTGAAGTTCAAAAAGAAGAGATCGTCTCAAAAGCTTTGGAAAAAACACACCAACTCAATGTCCAGATTTTAGAAAATGCCAAAAGCGGGAATCAAATTTCTGTTCTTGCTAGTGCTCTTACAGGAGAGGGCGTAGAGATCGGAAGATTTGAGCAACTCTTTTTACAAAGCCGACTTCAAGGAAAAAAAGATCCTAAAGAGTATGCGAAACACGCTTGGGAAATTTTAAAAGTACAACAAGAAAAAATTATCAAAGAAGGAAAAATTCTGCAAACTGAAGAAGAAAATATGAAAGATCTTGAAGAGAGAGCTAAGAAATTTGAAAAAAGATGCGTAATTTATAAGAATCTTAAAATATTCAAAGATTTATAA
- a CDS encoding glycosyltransferase — MTIALVVDSFADKSNGTSMTAFRFAKALRERGHKVHVVAPYIEGEGYYPVPERYIPIVSEISRKQRMIFGKPVEKILREAFHGVDVVHLFLPFKLEIVAIKIAKSMNIPYMGAFHLQPEHITHNLGLEKLTFLNNFIFWWFRFRFYRHIGHIHCPSALIANEINAHHYKGKKFIISNGFDELYSPPQKKPPNDGLFHIVMVGRYSSEKRQDMLIKAIGLSRYSTKIKLHLKGAGPTEKKLRKLAENLSNEVDFGFVQPKDLIKILHRGDLYVHAADVEGEAIACLEAISCGVVPIISDSRVSATGQFALDERSLFQSGNPKDLAQKIDYWIEHKSEREEMGKAYAKSASNYTLEKSIQKAEKMYLEVIKDFKKFKN; from the coding sequence ATGACTATCGCACTTGTAGTGGATAGTTTTGCAGATAAAAGCAATGGTACTTCCATGACAGCTTTTAGATTTGCAAAAGCTTTGCGAGAAAGAGGGCATAAAGTTCATGTGGTTGCTCCTTATATAGAAGGAGAGGGGTATTATCCCGTTCCTGAGAGGTATATCCCTATAGTGAGTGAGATTTCACGCAAGCAACGTATGATTTTTGGCAAACCGGTTGAGAAGATTTTAAGAGAGGCATTTCATGGTGTGGATGTGGTGCATTTATTTTTGCCCTTTAAGCTTGAAATTGTTGCCATTAAAATTGCTAAGTCAATGAATATTCCTTATATGGGCGCATTTCACCTTCAGCCTGAGCATATTACACATAATTTAGGGCTAGAAAAATTGACATTTTTAAATAATTTTATTTTTTGGTGGTTTCGTTTCAGGTTTTATCGACATATCGGGCATATTCATTGTCCATCCGCTTTGATTGCTAATGAGATCAATGCGCACCATTATAAAGGCAAAAAATTTATTATCTCAAATGGTTTTGATGAATTGTATTCCCCACCCCAAAAAAAACCTCCAAATGACGGATTGTTTCATATAGTCATGGTGGGGAGATATTCAAGTGAGAAACGCCAAGATATGTTGATAAAAGCCATTGGATTAAGTCGATATAGCACAAAAATCAAACTTCATCTCAAGGGTGCAGGACCTACGGAAAAAAAGCTTAGAAAGTTAGCAGAAAACCTAAGCAATGAAGTAGATTTTGGTTTTGTTCAACCTAAAGACTTGATTAAAATTTTGCACAGAGGCGATCTTTATGTTCATGCTGCTGATGTAGAGGGTGAAGCAATTGCTTGTTTGGAGGCAATTTCTTGTGGGGTTGTGCCTATTATTTCCGATAGCAGGGTGTCAGCTACAGGTCAGTTTGCGCTTGATGAGCGATCTTTGTTTCAATCCGGAAATCCAAAAGATTTGGCGCAAAAGATTGATTATTGGATTGAGCACAAGAGTGAGCGAGAGGAGATGGGAAAGGCTTATGCTAAAAGTGCCTCAAATTATACATTAGAAAAATCTATTCAAAAAGCTGAAAAAATGTATTTGGAGGTTATAAAAGATTTTAAAAAATTTAAAAATTAA
- a CDS encoding thioesterase has product MDEELEKNTEQKASNNNEELIICTQLDTNVCGELISLSKNKAEVFFIPKESMVCDESMIYTGFIFNAASYAALCAINKKNSLIISSQTKFLAPIELGQQMIFKANALQSETKKCEVKVEGFLLDIKIFDGVFQIAIFDKKFFKFKLKDNKDNKEI; this is encoded by the coding sequence ATGGATGAAGAATTAGAAAAAAATACAGAGCAAAAAGCTTCAAACAACAATGAGGAACTTATTATTTGTACCCAATTAGATACAAATGTATGCGGGGAGTTAATTTCATTATCAAAAAATAAAGCCGAAGTTTTTTTTATCCCCAAAGAATCAATGGTTTGTGATGAAAGCATGATTTACACAGGATTTATTTTTAATGCGGCATCTTATGCTGCTTTGTGCGCTATCAACAAAAAAAATAGTCTCATTATTAGCTCCCAGACAAAATTTTTAGCGCCTATAGAATTAGGACAACAAATGATTTTCAAAGCCAATGCCCTTCAGAGTGAAACAAAAAAATGCGAAGTAAAAGTTGAAGGTTTTTTATTGGATATTAAGATATTTGATGGAGTATTTCAAATAGCTATTTTTGATAAAAAATTTTTCAAATTCAAACTTAAAGACAACAAAGACAATAAGGAGATTTAA
- the cmoB gene encoding tRNA 5-methoxyuridine(34)/uridine 5-oxyacetic acid(34) synthase CmoB — MLACARENALKLLHSKTIAPLVEKINFLYEIIPNIEASYQCNDGIIIRFDKPLDNQAFAYIRDLAYALKPWRKGPFYLENLLIDAEWRSFIKWGLLSPYIDIKDKEVADIGCNNGYYLFEMAKLSPKNLTGFDPNGLYKCQFDFINYFLKQDIVYELLGVQDLRIYDKKFDIIFCLGVLYHRSDPIATLKSLFSGLKENGELILDTLIIDSQLEISLCPKNTYAKMSNVYFIPSIPTLYGWCMRAGFKEIEILALKETTILEQRKTEWIEGLSLDSFLNPCDCTKTIEGYDAPKRGYFKLKRIKNG, encoded by the coding sequence ATGCTTGCTTGCGCCAGGGAAAATGCTTTAAAACTACTTCATTCAAAAACAATTGCTCCACTTGTTGAAAAAATTAATTTTTTATATGAAATAATTCCTAATATTGAGGCAAGTTATCAATGTAATGATGGGATTATAATCAGATTTGATAAGCCCTTAGATAATCAGGCTTTTGCTTATATAAGAGACTTGGCTTATGCTTTGAAACCCTGGAGAAAAGGACCTTTTTATTTAGAGAATTTATTGATTGATGCAGAATGGAGAAGTTTCATTAAATGGGGATTGCTATCTCCTTATATTGATATTAAAGATAAGGAAGTTGCTGACATAGGGTGCAACAATGGATATTATTTATTTGAAATGGCAAAACTTTCTCCAAAAAATCTTACAGGCTTTGATCCTAATGGGCTTTATAAATGTCAGTTTGATTTTATAAATTATTTTTTAAAACAAGATATCGTTTATGAGCTTTTGGGTGTTCAAGATCTTAGAATTTATGATAAAAAGTTTGATATTATATTTTGTTTGGGGGTTTTATACCATCGTAGCGATCCTATTGCAACTTTAAAATCTCTTTTTTCCGGACTTAAAGAGAATGGGGAATTAATTTTGGATACATTGATTATTGATTCACAATTAGAGATCTCTCTTTGCCCCAAAAATACTTATGCCAAAATGTCCAATGTATATTTTATTCCTTCAATTCCGACTCTGTATGGTTGGTGTATGCGAGCAGGATTTAAAGAAATCGAAATACTGGCGCTAAAGGAGACAACAATTTTAGAACAAAGAAAAACTGAATGGATAGAGGGGTTGAGTCTGGATTCATTTTTGAACCCTTGTGATTGTACTAAAACAATAGAAGGCTATGATGCCCCAAAAAGAGGATATTTTAAATTAAAAAGGATAAAAAATGGATGA
- a CDS encoding sel1 repeat family protein gives MKKIFCVLVVGVFILKADISQTWDQECKQGNLASCVNLGYLYQSAQGVPKDLAQAKSLYKKACDNGYTPACEAYKVLEIQNQ, from the coding sequence ATGAAAAAGATATTTTGTGTTTTAGTTGTTGGAGTTTTTATTCTCAAAGCCGATATTTCTCAAACTTGGGATCAGGAATGCAAACAAGGTAATCTTGCAAGCTGCGTAAATTTAGGGTATTTATACCAAAGCGCTCAAGGTGTTCCAAAAGATCTCGCTCAAGCAAAATCTTTATATAAAAAAGCATGTGATAATGGATATACTCCTGCGTGCGAAGCTTATAAAGTTTTGGAAATTCAAAATCAATAA
- a CDS encoding SEL1-like repeat protein yields MYFDGKCVKQDYHKAKELYQKACNFLYVEGGVAILEKFMHRGLVFPKII; encoded by the coding sequence TTGTATTTTGATGGAAAATGTGTAAAACAAGATTATCATAAGGCAAAAGAACTTTATCAAAAGGCTTGTAATTTTTTGTATGTAGAGGGGGGTGTGGCTATCTTGGAAAAATTTATGCACAGGGGCTTAGTATTCCCAAAGATAATTTAA